A DNA window from Carassius gibelio isolate Cgi1373 ecotype wild population from Czech Republic chromosome A8, carGib1.2-hapl.c, whole genome shotgun sequence contains the following coding sequences:
- the LOC128018307 gene encoding STAM-binding protein-like A, translating to MMLDHADVSLTPDERVRALTKKGSAVDMNEAVPLRRYFRSGMEVIRMAHVYAEEGNTEHAFVLYNKYITLFIERLPKHPEYKLCNIPEKKEILRKLKETAFPQAEQLKKHLLRRYEKEYAEFISKKRAEAQALEQELCRQRELEVERQRVADMQRRQLEQEQFSRFEEMIRQKDRQREHEFNTPVPHQDDTLLIPGIQGPPLPYLESPSANHSAPSAPSPAAPPTVDRSLKPGHLSNNTTMVDGLRQITVPAELCSKFLRLANNNTIRAVETCGILCGRLNSNAFTVTHVIVPKQCGGPDYCDTENEEELFLVQDQYDLITLGWIHTHPTQTAFLSSVDLHTHCSYQMMLPESIAIVCSPKFNETGYFRLTDYGMEEISSCSQKGFHPHPREPPLFTDGNHIRITEGAVSMLDLR from the exons ATGATGTTGGACCACGCCGATGTGAGTTTGACCCCTGATGAACGGGTGCGGGCCTTGACCAAGAAGGGCAGCGCGGTGGACATGAACGAAGCAGTGCCCCTCCGCAGATACTTCCGCTCGGGCATGGAGGTGATCCGCATGGCCCATGTGTACGCCGAGGAGGGCAACACAGAGCACGCCTTTGTCCTCTACAACAAATACATCAC GCTTTTCATTGAAAGGCTCCCCAAGCATCCCGAATATAAGCTGTGTAATATTCCTGAGAAGAAAGAGATCTTAAGG AAGCTAAAGGAGACCGCTTTTCCTCAAGCAGAGCAgctgaagaaacatttactgAGAAGATACGAGAAAGAATATGCAGAGTTTATCAGCAAAAAG CGTGCAGAAGCtcaggcgctggagcaggagtTGTGTCGGCAGCGTGAGCTGGAGGTGGAGAGACAGCGGGTGGCAGACATGCAGAGGAGgcagctggagcaggagcagttcAGCAGGTTTGAGGAGATGATCCGGCAGAAGGACCGTCAGCGTGAGCATGAGTTCAACACACCAGTGCCTCACCAAGACGACACACTGCTCATCCCTGGGATCCAGGGTCCGCCTCTGCCCTACCTAGAGTCCCCCTCGGCCAATCACAGCGCTCCGTCAGCTCCCAGCCCGGCTGCACCCCCGACCGTGGACCGCTCACTTAAACCGGGTCACCTCAGCAACAACA CTACTATGGTTGATGGTTTGCGGCAGATCACTGTTCCTGCTGAGCTTTGCAGCAAATTCCTGCGATTGGCCAATAACAACACCATAAGAGCAGTGGAGACCTGTGGGATACTCTGTGGGAGACTG AATAGTAACGCGTTTACAGTGACACACGTGATCGTGCCGAAGCAGTGTGGAGGTCCAGATTACTGTGACACAGAGAATGAAGAGGAGCTGTTTCTGGTGCAGGACCAGTACGACCTCATCACGCTGGGCTGGATACAC ACTCACCCCACTCAGACGGCCTTCCTGTCCAGCGTTGACCTGCACACTCACTGCTCATACCAGATGATGCTGCCGGAGTCCATCGCCATCGTCTGCTCTCCCAAATTCAACGA GACGGGCTACTTCAGGCTGACTGACTACGGCATGGAGGAGATCTCATCCTGCTCTCAGAAAGGCTTTCATCCGCACCCCAGAGAACCTCCTCTCTTTACT GATGGTAACCACATCAGGATCACAGAAGGCGCTGTTTCGATGCTAGACCTGCGATGA